One Leptospira kirschneri serovar Cynopteri str. 3522 CT DNA segment encodes these proteins:
- the ligA gene encoding lipoprotein adhesin LigA — MKRTFCISILLSMFFQSCMSWPLLTSLAGLAAGKKGGDSSFFHLLLSNSDPVITRIELSYQDSSIAKGTSTTLEVTAIFDNGTNQNITDSTSIVSDAQSIVDIQGNRVRGIASGSSIIKAEYNGMYSEQKITVTPATINSIQVTSLDDGILPKGTNRQFAAIGIFSDGSHQDISNDPLIVWSSSNIDLVRVDDSGLASGINLGTAHIRASFQSKQASEEITVGDAVLSSIQVTSNSPNIPLGKKQKLTATGIYSDNSNRDISSSVIWNSSNSTIANIQNNGILETADTGIVTVSASRGNINGSIKLIVTPAALVSISVSPTNSAVAKGLQENFKATGIFTDNSNSDITDQVTWDSSNPDILSISNASANHGLASTLNQGNVKVTASIGGIQGSTDFKVTQEVLTSIEVSPVLPSIAKGLTQKFTAIGIFTDNSKKDITNQVTWKSSSAIASVSNLDDNKGLGKAHAVGDTTITATLGKVSGKTWFTVVPAVLTSIQIDPVNPSLAKGLTQKFTATGIYSDNSNKDISSSVTWFSSDSSIATISNAKKNQGNAYGAATGATDIKATFGKVSSPVSTLSVTAAKLVEIQITPAAASKAKGLSERFKATGIFTDNSNSDITNQVTWSSSNTDILTVSNTNAKRGLGSTLKQGTVKVIASMGGIESSVDFTVTQANLTSIEVSPTRSSIAKGLTQKFTATGIFTDHSKKDITEQVTWKSSSKVLNMLNASGEEGRGKAISVGKATITATLEKLSGKADITVTPAVLTSIQISPVKPSLVKGLTENFSATGIYSDNSSKDITSSVTWHSFNNSVATISNTKNYHGQAHATGTGIVGIKATLGNVSSPVSKLSVTAAELVEIVLNPTLSHKAKGLTENFKATGVFTDNSTKDITDQVTWKSSNTAYAEISNATGSEGVVNALSKGTSHISATLGSISSANATFQVTPAKIASIEITPNNFFLIKKLSYPFKAIGIYTDNTKADITKQVSWSSSDPKVASIDNTFSLAGSVIAIDDGKTNITATLSDSMSASTTLYVTSATLVDIEVKPSIFVLSEGLTLQLTATGIYSDYSTHDLTQVVTWTSSEPSNISIENTAGKKGKVTALAFGASEFTATYDSIESNRAWIFVNDEKFVNITISSSQVLTDKGLTQQFKAIGTFEKGSELDLTDLVTWKSSDSKVASIGNSNDDRGLITPLSVGSSKISATYNSIHSNSIDFEVTPEILASIKTKP, encoded by the coding sequence ATGAAGAGAACATTTTGTATTTCGATTCTTCTTTCGATGTTTTTTCAAAGTTGTATGTCTTGGCCACTTTTAACCAGTCTCGCGGGTTTAGCAGCTGGTAAAAAAGGCGGGGATTCATCCTTTTTCCACCTTCTATTAAGTAACTCTGATCCAGTTATTACAAGGATCGAGCTCAGTTATCAAGATTCTTCCATCGCAAAAGGTACAAGTACAACTCTCGAAGTCACCGCAATCTTTGATAACGGAACAAATCAGAATATTACGGATTCGACATCTATCGTTTCCGATGCCCAATCAATCGTTGACATTCAAGGTAACAGAGTCAGAGGAATCGCTTCTGGTTCTTCCATTATAAAAGCTGAATACAACGGGATGTATTCTGAACAAAAAATTACGGTTACACCAGCCACGATAAACTCAATTCAAGTTACGAGTTTAGATGACGGTATATTACCTAAAGGTACAAATCGTCAATTTGCTGCCATCGGTATCTTTTCGGATGGTTCTCATCAAGATATTTCCAACGATCCATTGATCGTTTGGTCTTCCAGTAATATAGATTTAGTTCGAGTAGATGATTCCGGTTTGGCCTCAGGTATCAATTTAGGAACGGCTCATATTCGTGCATCCTTTCAATCAAAACAAGCTTCCGAAGAGATAACTGTTGGTGACGCTGTTCTTTCTTCTATCCAAGTAACTTCCAACAGTCCAAATATTCCTCTCGGAAAAAAACAAAAACTCACGGCTACTGGGATTTATTCGGATAATTCTAACAGGGATATTTCCTCTTCTGTTATCTGGAATTCTTCTAATTCCACTATCGCTAATATTCAGAACAACGGAATATTAGAAACGGCTGATACTGGAATCGTTACTGTCTCTGCTTCTAGAGGTAATATAAATGGTTCCATAAAACTAATCGTCACTCCTGCTGCCTTAGTTTCTATTTCTGTTTCTCCTACAAATTCTGCAGTAGCAAAAGGTTTACAAGAAAACTTTAAAGCTACAGGCATATTTACAGATAATTCGAACTCAGATATTACAGATCAAGTTACTTGGGATTCTTCTAATCCGGATATTCTTTCTATTTCCAATGCAAGCGCCAATCACGGGTTAGCTTCCACACTCAACCAAGGAAATGTTAAGGTCACCGCTTCCATCGGTGGAATACAAGGATCCACCGATTTTAAAGTTACACAAGAGGTATTAACTTCCATCGAAGTTTCTCCAGTTTTACCTTCAATTGCAAAAGGACTAACTCAGAAATTTACGGCGATCGGGATTTTTACGGATAACTCCAAAAAAGATATTACAAATCAAGTCACTTGGAAATCTTCTTCAGCAATCGCAAGCGTGTCTAACTTAGATGATAATAAAGGTCTGGGGAAAGCTCACGCTGTTGGAGACACGACTATTACTGCTACTTTAGGAAAAGTTTCAGGTAAAACTTGGTTTACTGTAGTTCCTGCGGTTCTCACTTCTATTCAAATCGATCCTGTAAATCCTTCTCTTGCAAAAGGGTTAACTCAAAAATTTACGGCTACTGGGATCTACTCTGACAACTCTAACAAGGACATATCTTCCTCCGTTACTTGGTTCTCATCCGATTCTTCAATCGCAACAATTTCAAACGCCAAAAAAAATCAAGGAAACGCTTACGGAGCAGCTACAGGAGCAACGGATATTAAAGCCACATTCGGAAAGGTAAGTAGTCCAGTTTCTACGTTATCCGTTACTGCTGCAAAACTTGTTGAAATACAAATCACACCGGCCGCTGCTTCCAAAGCAAAGGGACTTTCCGAAAGATTTAAAGCAACCGGTATTTTTACAGACAATTCTAATTCCGATATTACAAATCAGGTCACTTGGAGTTCATCTAATACAGATATTCTTACCGTTTCCAATACAAACGCCAAACGCGGGTTAGGTTCCACTTTAAAACAAGGAACTGTTAAAGTTATCGCTTCCATGGGTGGAATCGAAAGTTCTGTAGATTTTACCGTCACACAGGCTAATTTGACTTCGATCGAAGTCTCTCCAACTCGCTCTTCGATTGCAAAAGGACTAACTCAAAAATTTACCGCTACAGGTATTTTTACGGATCATTCTAAGAAGGATATTACAGAGCAAGTTACTTGGAAGTCTTCTTCGAAAGTATTAAATATGTTGAATGCATCCGGTGAAGAAGGAAGAGGTAAGGCAATTTCAGTCGGGAAAGCGACCATTACTGCAACCTTAGAAAAACTTTCCGGGAAAGCTGATATTACAGTTACTCCCGCGGTTCTTACTTCAATTCAAATCAGTCCTGTGAAACCTTCTCTTGTAAAAGGGTTAACAGAAAATTTTTCTGCTACAGGTATCTACTCTGATAATTCCAGCAAGGACATAACTTCCTCCGTTACGTGGCATTCGTTCAACAACTCTGTTGCAACGATCTCGAACACGAAAAATTACCATGGACAAGCTCACGCAACCGGTACAGGGATAGTGGGTATTAAAGCGACATTGGGAAATGTAAGCAGCCCAGTTTCCAAATTATCCGTTACCGCAGCAGAACTGGTTGAGATTGTGTTAAATCCTACTTTATCTCACAAGGCCAAGGGACTTACTGAAAATTTTAAAGCGACCGGCGTATTTACGGACAATTCGACAAAAGATATTACCGACCAGGTTACTTGGAAATCTTCCAATACTGCCTACGCAGAAATTTCAAACGCAACTGGAAGTGAAGGGGTTGTTAATGCACTCTCGAAGGGAACGAGTCACATTTCCGCTACCTTAGGTTCAATTTCAAGTGCAAATGCGACATTCCAAGTTACTCCAGCAAAAATAGCTTCGATCGAAATAACACCAAATAATTTCTTCTTGATCAAAAAACTTAGTTATCCATTTAAAGCAATTGGAATCTATACGGATAATACAAAGGCAGACATTACAAAACAGGTTTCCTGGTCTTCCTCTGATCCGAAAGTTGCATCGATCGATAACACATTTTCATTGGCTGGTTCGGTTATCGCAATCGATGATGGAAAAACGAATATCACTGCAACGTTATCCGACTCTATGTCCGCTTCCACTACTTTGTATGTCACTTCTGCTACGCTTGTTGACATAGAAGTAAAACCTAGTATCTTCGTTCTGAGTGAAGGTCTTACACTACAACTGACCGCTACCGGCATCTATTCGGATTACTCTACCCATGATTTGACTCAGGTTGTAACGTGGACTTCCAGCGAACCATCCAACATTTCGATCGAAAATACAGCCGGTAAAAAAGGTAAAGTAACGGCTCTTGCATTTGGAGCTTCAGAATTTACGGCAACCTACGATTCTATTGAAAGTAATCGAGCTTGGATATTTGTCAATGACGAGAAATTTGTAAACATAACCATTAGTTCTTCTCAAGTTTTGACAGACAAGGGCTTGACTCAACAATTCAAAGCAATCGGAACTTTCGAAAAAGGTAGCGAACTTGACCTTACGGATCTTGTAACCTGGAAGTCCTCTGATTCTAAGGTAGCTTCTATCGGTAACTCTAATGATGACAGAGGTTTAATAACACCGCTTTCTGTAGGTTCCTCTAAAATTTCTGCGACTTACAATTCTATCCATAGTAACTCTATTGATTTTGAAGTAACTCCAGAAATATTAGCCTCTATTAAAACGAAGCCGTAA
- the crcB gene encoding fluoride efflux transporter CrcB → MNFSRTLLWIGFGGAIGSIFRYLLQYWFGIILGLSLPWGTLTANLLGSFLIGIVYALFDRFPLFDPQWKFLFASGFCGGFTTFSTFSYETLQMLKSGHYVLFLGYICLSVVGGIGFAFAGIWMIKNF, encoded by the coding sequence ATGAATTTTTCAAGAACACTGTTATGGATCGGCTTTGGCGGAGCGATTGGTAGTATTTTTCGTTATTTGTTACAATATTGGTTCGGAATTATTTTAGGTTTATCCCTTCCCTGGGGAACCTTAACCGCAAACTTACTCGGTTCATTTTTAATTGGAATCGTCTACGCACTATTCGATCGATTTCCGCTTTTTGATCCTCAATGGAAGTTTTTATTTGCTTCCGGCTTTTGTGGAGGATTTACTACATTTTCCACCTTTTCCTACGAAACCCTTCAAATGTTAAAGTCCGGTCATTACGTTTTATTTTTAGGATATATCTGTTTGAGTGTAGTTGGTGGAATCGGATTTGCTTTTGCTGGAATTTGGATGATAAAAAATTTTTGA
- a CDS encoding alpha/beta hydrolase — MYKFLKYSCILFLLLEVFGCFVSRKLIFIAQGKDTLPSYSGTLLQIQNEDRIVYAYFTRNSSRLAVVFHGQHGTLQSMSYLGAKLSQMGFSVLLVEYPGYGKAKRYSSSESNIYSDADAAINFVQKNFSFSKQNTIAIGYSLGTGVAVEMARKNLVSKMILFAPYTSIPDVASYRYVPILPQILIWDRFNSISKSKDLILPVLIVHGKKDVAVPYYMGEALSKSFSNAKLITLSNANHSLFGSITETHWKLIRNFIQ; from the coding sequence ATGTATAAATTTCTGAAATACTCTTGTATCCTTTTTCTTCTATTAGAAGTTTTTGGTTGTTTTGTTTCTCGAAAACTGATTTTTATAGCTCAAGGAAAAGATACTCTTCCTTCTTATTCTGGTACTCTACTTCAAATTCAAAACGAAGATAGAATCGTTTATGCTTATTTTACCCGAAACAGCTCCCGACTTGCTGTTGTTTTTCACGGTCAACATGGAACCTTGCAGAGTATGTCTTATCTTGGAGCTAAACTTTCACAAATGGGTTTTTCCGTTCTATTGGTTGAATATCCTGGATATGGAAAAGCAAAACGTTACTCCAGTTCTGAAAGCAATATTTATTCAGACGCCGATGCTGCCATAAATTTTGTGCAGAAGAATTTTTCTTTTTCGAAACAAAACACGATCGCGATCGGATACTCTCTTGGAACGGGGGTTGCTGTAGAAATGGCTCGAAAAAATTTAGTTTCCAAGATGATACTTTTCGCGCCTTATACATCGATTCCAGATGTTGCTTCTTATCGATACGTTCCCATACTTCCTCAAATCTTGATTTGGGATCGATTTAACTCAATATCAAAATCCAAAGATCTTATATTGCCCGTATTGATCGTCCATGGCAAAAAAGACGTGGCCGTTCCTTACTATATGGGGGAGGCTCTGAGTAAAAGTTTTTCCAATGCAAAACTCATAACTCTTTCTAATGCAAATCATTCTCTTTTTGGATCTATAACTGAAACTCACTGGAAACTAATCCGAAATTTTATCCAATGA
- the prfB gene encoding peptide chain release factor 2, giving the protein MEVKSAKELKRISKELQENFLNRWKLLNLEQDKDRLKSLTEKAEDPNLWNNPEEARLVSQKKNELEKKLSPWFNIQQDILDFPDLVDLTLDEKGENGVGELSSEYNRLQEKFEELELLGALNNPEDLKPAFLNIHPGAGGTESQDWAEMLLRMYTRYFEKKGYQYSLIDIQAGDGAGIKNATLHVIGDFAFGFLKGENGVHRLVRISPFDANKRRHTSFVSVHVSPEIDDDIDIKIEEKDIRVDVYRSSGAGGQHVNTTDSAVRITHMPSGIVVACQNERSQIKNRDTAFKMLKARLYELEQEKAKEELEKKSGEKKDIAWGSQIRSYVFHPYNLVKDHRTDHETGNVAAVMDGDIEPFILAYLKTS; this is encoded by the coding sequence ATGGAAGTTAAATCGGCAAAAGAACTAAAAAGAATTTCTAAAGAATTACAAGAGAATTTTTTAAATCGTTGGAAACTGTTGAATCTGGAACAAGACAAGGATCGTCTCAAGTCGCTCACCGAAAAAGCAGAAGATCCAAATCTTTGGAACAATCCAGAAGAAGCCAGATTGGTAAGCCAAAAAAAGAACGAACTCGAAAAAAAACTTTCTCCCTGGTTTAATATCCAACAAGATATATTAGATTTTCCTGATTTAGTAGATCTCACCTTGGACGAAAAAGGCGAAAACGGCGTTGGAGAGCTTTCCTCCGAATACAACAGACTTCAGGAAAAGTTCGAAGAGTTGGAACTTTTAGGCGCTTTAAACAATCCGGAAGATTTAAAACCCGCTTTTTTAAACATCCATCCCGGAGCCGGTGGAACCGAAAGCCAGGACTGGGCGGAAATGCTTCTCAGAATGTACACACGTTATTTCGAAAAAAAAGGGTATCAGTATTCTCTAATAGACATTCAAGCGGGAGACGGCGCCGGCATTAAAAATGCCACCTTACACGTGATAGGTGATTTTGCATTCGGATTTCTCAAAGGTGAAAACGGAGTCCACAGACTCGTTCGAATTTCTCCTTTTGACGCAAATAAAAGAAGACATACTTCCTTCGTTTCAGTTCACGTCAGCCCAGAAATAGACGATGACATTGACATCAAAATCGAAGAGAAAGATATTCGTGTAGATGTCTATCGTTCTTCGGGTGCTGGCGGTCAGCACGTAAACACCACCGACTCGGCTGTTCGAATCACTCACATGCCGAGTGGTATCGTAGTTGCTTGTCAGAACGAAAGGTCTCAGATTAAGAACAGAGATACTGCATTCAAAATGTTGAAAGCTAGACTTTACGAGTTGGAACAAGAAAAAGCAAAGGAAGAATTGGAAAAAAAATCCGGAGAAAAAAAAGACATCGCCTGGGGCTCTCAGATTCGTAGTTACGTCTTTCATCCTTATAACCTTGTTAAAGATCATAGGACTGATCACGAAACCGGCAACGTTGCGGCTGTGATGGACGGTGACATAGAACCGTTCATTCTTGCCTATTTGAAAACTTCGTAA